One window of Ignavibacteria bacterium genomic DNA carries:
- a CDS encoding endonuclease III, whose protein sequence is MEWIESFKPLLKIYKNKKHPLEYKNTYQLLVMTILSARDSDKHINQVAVKLFEAFPSMKQLSTARAEDLYPYINSVTNFANKAKWLISIGQTIKNDNNIPTTLEGLTSLSGIGRKSANVMLREMGKSAEGIIVDLHVLRVAPRIGIATGANPEKIEKQLMEKIPKKYWSEIGMSFSFLGRETCRPTNPRCNECAVHNVCHYYLSQHS, encoded by the coding sequence ATGGAATGGATTGAATCGTTCAAACCGCTATTAAAGATTTACAAGAATAAAAAACATCCGCTCGAATACAAAAATACATATCAATTGTTGGTAATGACAATTCTTTCTGCGCGGGATTCTGATAAACATATCAATCAAGTAGCTGTAAAATTATTTGAAGCATTTCCTTCAATGAAACAACTTTCGACGGCACGTGCGGAAGATTTGTACCCGTACATAAATTCTGTAACGAACTTTGCGAACAAAGCAAAATGGCTTATATCAATTGGACAAACAATAAAAAACGATAACAACATCCCTACAACGTTGGAAGGTTTGACATCACTTTCCGGCATAGGTCGAAAATCTGCTAATGTGATGTTACGCGAAATGGGAAAATCTGCAGAAGGAATAATTGTAGATTTGCACGTGCTTCGAGTTGCTCCGCGTATTGGAATTGCAACTGGAGCAAATCCTGAAAAAATAGAAAAACAATTGATGGAAAAAATTCCCAAGAAATATTGGAGTGAAATCGGAATGAGTTTTTCATTTCTTGGAAGAGAAACTTGTCGTCCTACAAATCCACGATGCAATGAATGTGCAGTACACAACGTTTGTCATTATTATTTGTCGCAACATTCATAG
- a CDS encoding choice-of-anchor B family protein, producing the protein MQYFLALILCFTVSYSQNGVTLLSHKNIPHGTSPQGTYFSSCWGWTSPEGEEFAFIGTALGTGIYSLAGDTLREIQFISGPQASYAYREFKTYKHYLYIVSEGGSGVQIVNLEFLPDTALLVKNFNYTSGGKNISRSHTVTLADGYLYLNGCANWSPGGMVIFSLLNDPTTPQYVGQYQPEYIHDSYVRNDTIFAAAIYGNGGLYIANAQNKANPTLIKKVSYTGSGTHHAWESIDGNYAFTTDEIGTVNNLKIWKFKNLGAGPPYTPIAQYAANAMDIIHNVHGRGNYVYVSHYGAGARVVNAQYPETPNEVGYYDTYPGSVSDYVGCWAVYPYFFSGKWIASDMQSGLYLMNFNELKPRNRPSLLYPNDGDSVGNSPTIFRWTKSTDNVEDPHWYELRISNANFSKRWKTNDTSFTISDFTGMQFGQLYQWEVWVVDEYSEVKCNQRNVFVFNGVSVGINNERTIPQEISLSQNYPNPFNPETKISFTLSKEEQVTLKIFNLIGEEVTTLIDGIQPKGNFEIVWNANEHTSGIYLYRLTVGNTTETKKMLLTK; encoded by the coding sequence ATGCAATATTTTCTTGCTCTCATTTTGTGTTTCACGGTTTCATATTCGCAAAACGGTGTAACACTCCTTTCTCACAAAAATATTCCTCACGGAACTTCACCTCAAGGAACATATTTTTCCAGTTGTTGGGGATGGACTTCTCCCGAAGGAGAAGAATTTGCGTTTATAGGGACCGCATTAGGAACGGGGATTTATTCTCTTGCGGGGGATACACTTCGGGAAATTCAATTCATTTCTGGTCCGCAGGCAAGTTATGCGTACCGCGAATTTAAAACATACAAGCACTATCTCTACATTGTTTCTGAGGGAGGAAGCGGTGTTCAAATTGTCAATCTCGAATTTCTTCCCGATACTGCATTACTCGTTAAAAATTTCAACTATACTTCCGGTGGAAAAAATATTTCTCGCTCTCATACGGTAACGCTTGCCGACGGATATTTGTATCTCAACGGTTGCGCAAACTGGAGTCCAGGAGGAATGGTGATTTTTTCGTTACTGAATGACCCAACAACTCCACAATATGTGGGTCAATATCAACCCGAGTATATTCACGATTCCTATGTTCGAAACGATACAATTTTTGCTGCCGCAATTTACGGCAATGGCGGATTATACATTGCTAACGCTCAAAACAAAGCGAATCCTACGTTGATAAAAAAAGTTTCTTATACAGGAAGCGGAACACATCACGCGTGGGAATCCATTGACGGAAATTATGCTTTCACAACAGATGAAATTGGAACGGTGAATAATTTGAAAATATGGAAGTTTAAAAATCTTGGAGCAGGACCACCTTATACTCCCATTGCACAATACGCCGCAAATGCTATGGATATTATTCATAATGTTCACGGAAGAGGAAATTACGTATACGTTTCTCATTACGGAGCAGGTGCACGTGTAGTTAATGCTCAATATCCTGAAACGCCGAATGAAGTTGGTTACTATGATACATATCCCGGTTCAGTTTCCGATTATGTGGGATGTTGGGCAGTATATCCATATTTCTTTTCCGGAAAATGGATCGCATCTGATATGCAAAGCGGTTTGTATTTAATGAACTTTAACGAATTGAAACCACGTAATCGTCCTTCCTTGCTGTATCCGAATGATGGCGATAGTGTTGGAAATTCTCCTACGATTTTTCGTTGGACTAAAAGTACAGATAACGTAGAAGACCCCCATTGGTACGAGTTGCGAATTTCAAATGCAAATTTTTCTAAACGCTGGAAAACAAACGATACGTCGTTTACTATTTCTGATTTTACTGGAATGCAATTTGGGCAGCTCTATCAATGGGAAGTATGGGTTGTTGATGAATATTCTGAAGTTAAATGTAACCAACGAAATGTGTTTGTTTTCAATGGAGTTTCTGTTGGCATAAACAACGAAAGAACAATTCCACAAGAAATATCTCTTTCACAAAATTACCCGAATCCGTTTAATCCCGAAACGAAAATTTCTTTTACACTTTCGAAAGAAGAACAAGTAACATTGAAAATTTTCAATCTCATCGGTGAAGAAGTTACAACGCTTATTGATGGAATACAACCCAAAGGGAATTTTGAAATTGTTTGGAATGCAAACGAACATACAAGCGGTATCTATCTTTATCGTTTAACAGTCGGGAACACTACCGAAACAAAAAAAATGTTACTGACGAAATAA